A genomic region of Ignavibacteria bacterium contains the following coding sequences:
- the rsmI gene encoding 16S rRNA (cytidine(1402)-2'-O)-methyltransferase produces the protein MSGTLYLVATPIGNLEDISKRAIDILSTVDLILCEDTRESGKLLSHYGIKNNLMSYYSQVEDQKIPLIINYLKEGKNIALVSDSGTPCISDPGSKLVSACVENEIKVVPIPGPNSIIPALVLSGFEIKSFYFEGFIPQKKGRKKKLEEIASRKEMTVFFESPYRIQKLINELNELCPQREIALCRELTKKFEEVIRGKISDIKKNLASIKLKGEFVVIINSVK, from the coding sequence ATGAGTGGAACTTTATATTTAGTTGCAACACCAATAGGAAACCTTGAAGATATTTCAAAAAGAGCAATCGATATTCTCTCAACTGTTGATTTGATTCTTTGCGAAGATACAAGAGAAAGTGGAAAGTTACTTTCACATTACGGAATTAAGAATAATTTGATGAGCTACTACTCGCAAGTTGAAGATCAGAAAATTCCTTTAATTATAAATTATTTGAAAGAGGGTAAGAACATCGCATTAGTTTCAGATAGCGGAACTCCGTGCATTTCGGATCCTGGTTCTAAACTCGTAAGTGCCTGTGTTGAAAATGAAATCAAAGTTGTACCAATTCCAGGTCCCAATTCAATAATTCCTGCTTTAGTTTTAAGCGGCTTTGAGATAAAAAGCTTTTATTTCGAAGGTTTTATTCCGCAAAAGAAGGGTCGCAAGAAAAAACTTGAAGAAATAGCCAGCAGAAAAGAAATGACAGTTTTTTTTGAATCACCCTATCGAATTCAAAAATTGATAAATGAATTAAATGAACTTTGTCCGCAAAGAGAAATTGCACTTTGTCGTGAGTTAACAAAAAAATTTGAAGAAGTCATTCGAGGAAAAATTTCAGACATCAAAAAAAATTTGGCTTCTATAAAATTGAAAGGAGAGTTTGTAGTTATAATAAATTCAGTGAAATAA
- a CDS encoding hydrogenase small subunit codes for MNDKQPTYWEVMESRGYTRRDFLRFCSWMAAFIGLEATGITKVVHAMETKPRLPVVWFHFQECTCCSESFIRTSHPIVADIILDKISLDYTETLQAAAGFQAEEALHNTMKKYKDEYVMLVEGSVPTNDNGIYCTIGGRTALDIVQEAAEGAKAIIAWGSCASNGCIQSANPNPTGAKPVHKVISGKPIVKVPGCPPIGEVMAGVIVHILTFDRIPQLDGLGRPKAFYSRRVHDTCYRRPNYDAGLFVETFDDENAKKGYCLYKIGCRGPVTYNACGVTRWNNGVSYPIQSGHPCIGCSEEKFWDNGPFYQHLASFPGFGIETTADKIGVAIGAATVAGIAAHAISTNIRKRKLIKEEINESNEKGGEQ; via the coding sequence ATGAACGATAAACAACCTACCTACTGGGAGGTGATGGAGTCGAGAGGATATACTCGAAGGGATTTCTTAAGATTTTGTTCTTGGATGGCTGCGTTTATTGGACTTGAAGCAACAGGAATTACAAAAGTCGTTCATGCAATGGAAACAAAACCAAGATTGCCAGTTGTTTGGTTTCATTTTCAGGAATGTACCTGTTGTAGTGAGTCATTTATAAGAACATCCCACCCAATTGTGGCAGATATAATTCTTGATAAAATATCACTTGATTACACCGAAACACTTCAAGCAGCAGCTGGATTTCAAGCAGAAGAAGCTCTCCATAATACAATGAAGAAATACAAAGATGAATATGTAATGCTCGTGGAAGGATCAGTTCCAACCAATGATAATGGAATTTATTGCACAATTGGTGGACGCACTGCACTCGATATTGTTCAAGAAGCTGCTGAAGGTGCAAAGGCAATAATAGCCTGGGGAAGCTGTGCATCAAATGGGTGTATTCAATCCGCTAATCCAAATCCAACAGGTGCAAAACCTGTTCACAAAGTCATTAGTGGAAAGCCAATTGTCAAAGTTCCAGGTTGTCCGCCAATTGGTGAAGTAATGGCTGGTGTAATTGTTCACATCTTAACATTTGATCGAATTCCACAATTAGATGGTTTAGGAAGACCGAAAGCATTTTACTCAAGAAGAGTTCATGACACTTGCTATCGAAGACCAAATTATGATGCAGGTTTGTTTGTTGAAACCTTTGATGATGAAAACGCAAAGAAAGGTTACTGTTTATACAAAATTGGTTGTAGAGGACCCGTTACATATAACGCTTGTGGAGTAACAAGATGGAATAATGGAGTAAGTTATCCAATTCAATCAGGTCACCCTTGCATTGGTTGCAGTGAAGAAAAATTCTGGGATAACGGTCCATTCTATCAACATCTTGCCTCATTCCCTGGATTTGGAATTGAAACTACTGCTGATAAAATAGGAGTTGCGATTGGTGCAGCAACAGTTGCGGGAATTGCTGCTCATGCAATTTCAACAAACATTCGAAAGAGAAAACTAATTAAAGAAGAAATTAATGAAAGCAACGAAAAAGGAGGTGAACAATGA
- a CDS encoding nickel-dependent hydrogenase large subunit, with translation MTRIVVDPITRIEGHLRIEVEVKDGKIVDAYSSGTMVRGFEIILKGRDPRDAWAFTERACGVCTTVHALASVRTVEDALGIVVPPNAELIRNLMFCAQYLQDHVVHFYHLHALDWVDVVSALKADPVKTSEIAQKISNWPKSSPKYFSDLQKRLTAFVNSGQLGIFANAYWGHPAYKLPPEVNLIGVAHYLEALEWQKEIVKIHTIFGGKNPHPNYLVGGVPCSINLDEANAINAERLAYVGKLLDDAQQFVEQVYLADVFAVAPFYLEWANYGGGLTNYLAYGDLPTAGYNEVSKFKFPRGVVLDRNLNEVHPVDGKNLEEIQEYVTHSWYEYSVGDDKPLHPWSGETKFNYTGPKPPYDYLNVDGKYSWLKTPRWNGKPMEVGPLARLIVGYASGNVEIKEAVNEALKKLNVPATVLFSTLGRTAARAIETRLIAIWAKEFYQQLLNNIKNGDTRTFNPEKWEPSTWPSEAKGVGMTEAPRGALAHWIVIKNQKIENYQLVVPSTWNASPRDAMGQMSAYEASLIGTPIKNPEQPLEILRTIHSFDPCIACAVHIYDEKGRYIHQLQTF, from the coding sequence ATGACAAGAATAGTTGTTGATCCAATTACAAGAATTGAAGGTCATCTTCGAATTGAAGTTGAAGTGAAAGATGGTAAAATTGTTGATGCTTACTCTTCAGGTACGATGGTCAGAGGTTTTGAAATCATATTAAAAGGAAGAGATCCACGAGATGCTTGGGCTTTTACGGAAAGAGCATGTGGTGTTTGCACAACTGTGCACGCTTTAGCTTCTGTAAGAACAGTGGAAGATGCACTTGGAATAGTCGTTCCTCCAAATGCCGAATTAATACGTAACCTTATGTTTTGTGCTCAATATCTGCAAGATCATGTTGTTCATTTTTATCATCTTCATGCACTTGATTGGGTAGATGTTGTAAGTGCGTTAAAAGCAGATCCAGTTAAGACATCTGAAATTGCACAAAAAATTTCAAATTGGCCTAAAAGTTCACCAAAATATTTTTCTGATTTACAAAAGAGATTAACAGCATTTGTTAATAGCGGTCAACTTGGAATTTTTGCAAATGCTTATTGGGGACACCCGGCATACAAATTACCACCTGAAGTGAATTTGATTGGTGTTGCTCATTATCTTGAAGCACTCGAATGGCAAAAAGAAATTGTTAAAATTCATACTATCTTCGGAGGCAAAAATCCGCATCCGAATTATCTTGTTGGTGGAGTTCCTTGTTCAATAAATCTTGATGAAGCAAATGCAATTAATGCTGAAAGACTCGCTTATGTCGGGAAATTACTTGATGACGCTCAACAATTCGTTGAACAAGTTTATCTTGCTGATGTTTTTGCTGTCGCTCCATTTTATCTTGAATGGGCGAATTATGGTGGCGGCTTGACAAACTATTTAGCTTATGGTGACCTACCAACTGCAGGTTATAACGAAGTCTCGAAATTTAAATTCCCAAGAGGGGTTGTTCTTGATCGTAATTTAAATGAAGTTCATCCCGTTGATGGAAAAAATCTTGAAGAGATTCAGGAATATGTCACTCACTCTTGGTATGAATATTCAGTTGGTGATGATAAACCACTTCATCCCTGGAGTGGAGAAACAAAATTCAACTATACTGGACCAAAACCACCGTACGATTATTTAAATGTTGATGGTAAATACAGCTGGTTAAAAACTCCACGCTGGAATGGCAAACCAATGGAAGTTGGGCCTCTTGCAAGATTAATCGTTGGGTATGCATCTGGAAATGTAGAGATCAAAGAAGCAGTTAATGAAGCCTTGAAAAAATTAAATGTACCTGCAACGGTTTTATTCTCTACGCTTGGCAGGACAGCAGCCAGAGCCATCGAAACAAGATTAATTGCAATCTGGGCAAAAGAATTTTATCAGCAGCTTTTGAATAATATTAAGAATGGAGATACTAGAACATTTAATCCAGAAAAATGGGAACCTTCAACCTGGCCCAGTGAAGCGAAAGGTGTGGGAATGACAGAAGCGCCAAGAGGTGCTTTAGCTCATTGGATTGTTATTAAAAATCAAAAAATTGAAAATTATCAATTAGTTGTTCCCTCTACTTGGAATGCATCCCCAAGAGATGCAATGGGTCAAATGTCTGCATATGAAGCTTCTTTGATTGGAACTCCAATAAAAAATCCAGAACAACCACTTGAAATTTTAAGGACCATTCATTCATTTGATCCTTGCATAGCTTGTGCAGTTCATATTTATGATGAGAAAGGTCGTTACATTCATCAGCTTCAAACTTTTTAG
- a CDS encoding L-lysine 6-transaminase produces the protein MNPETIHDYLHKFLQKAAFDIVLDLEKSNPSHLYDKKHDRYLLDMFTFFATMPLGMNHPKMFEPKFLDRLVKVALNKPSNTDFFTEELAEFVQTFERVALPDWGKYLFFIEGGALAVENALKIAFDWKVRKNFKKGYKTEKGHNVIHFQEAFHGRTGYTLSLTNTDPNKIQYFPKFNWIRIVNPKLKFPVNSEILEETKRIENIAIQQIQEAINQNKDDIACLIIEPIQGEGGDNHFRKEFFLKLREICDENEILLIFDEVQTGIGLTGKMWAYEHFVQPDIIAFGKKLQVGGVICNSRIDDVEENVFKKGGRINSTWGGNLTDMFRAKRFLEIIEEDNLIENANQMGNYLLTSLQKLQDDFSEFVSNARGLGLMCAIDLKDKSFRDELRKKLFENGMIILGCGEKSIRFRPRLSITKENIDEAMEIFRKSLKQII, from the coding sequence ATGAACCCCGAAACAATTCACGATTACCTTCATAAATTTCTTCAAAAAGCGGCTTTTGATATTGTCTTAGATCTGGAAAAAAGTAATCCTTCGCATCTTTATGATAAAAAACATGACCGTTACTTACTCGATATGTTTACATTTTTTGCAACAATGCCGCTCGGAATGAATCATCCTAAAATGTTTGAACCTAAATTTCTTGATAGACTTGTTAAAGTTGCTCTGAATAAACCTTCAAACACGGATTTTTTCACAGAAGAATTAGCTGAATTTGTTCAGACTTTTGAAAGAGTTGCACTGCCAGATTGGGGTAAGTATCTTTTCTTTATCGAAGGTGGTGCTCTTGCAGTTGAAAATGCTTTGAAAATTGCTTTCGACTGGAAGGTGAGAAAAAATTTTAAGAAAGGATATAAGACCGAAAAAGGGCATAATGTAATTCATTTTCAAGAAGCATTTCATGGGCGTACGGGATATACACTTTCTCTTACAAATACAGATCCAAATAAAATACAATATTTCCCAAAATTTAATTGGATTAGAATTGTCAATCCAAAATTAAAATTTCCAGTTAATTCAGAAATACTTGAGGAGACTAAGCGAATAGAAAACATCGCAATTCAGCAAATTCAAGAAGCAATAAATCAAAATAAAGATGATATTGCCTGTTTAATAATTGAACCAATTCAGGGTGAAGGAGGTGATAATCACTTTAGAAAAGAATTTTTTTTGAAGCTCAGAGAAATTTGTGATGAGAATGAAATTCTTTTGATTTTCGATGAAGTTCAAACTGGAATTGGTTTAACTGGAAAGATGTGGGCGTATGAGCATTTTGTTCAACCTGATATAATTGCGTTCGGTAAGAAACTTCAAGTTGGAGGTGTAATTTGCAATTCAAGAATAGATGATGTAGAAGAAAATGTTTTTAAGAAAGGCGGAAGAATTAACTCGACCTGGGGCGGTAATCTTACCGATATGTTTCGAGCTAAAAGATTTCTGGAAATTATTGAAGAAGATAATTTGATCGAGAACGCCAATCAAATGGGTAACTATTTACTGACCTCACTTCAAAAGTTGCAAGATGACTTTTCAGAGTTTGTTTCAAATGCACGGGGTCTTGGTTTAATGTGTGCGATTGATCTAAAGGATAAATCGTTTAGAGATGAATTAAGGAAAAAGCTTTTTGAAAATGGGATGATTATTCTTGGATGTGGAGAAAAATCAATTCGTTTTCGTCCTCGTCTCTCAATTACGAAAGAAAATATTGATGAAGCTATGGAAATTTTTCGAAAATCACTTAAACAAATAATATGA
- the cybH gene encoding Ni/Fe-hydrogenase, b-type cytochrome subunit, with product MKNKEIKRVYVWELPVRIYHWLNFLAVLTLCVTGYLIGSPLAIKSGGEASFSYWFGTVRFLHFLAAFIFFFNFIFRIYWGFVGNKFANWRNFIPTSREHFKEIIDVLRVDILQLRIKPLKSIGHNALAGLTYFLTFLAFLFQSITGFGMYSAMSNSFLPKLFSWIVPLMGGDFAVRQWHHMMMWFFIIFAMVHVYLVFYHDYVEGRGVTSSMVGGWKFIEKEE from the coding sequence ATGAAAAATAAAGAAATTAAAAGAGTATATGTGTGGGAATTACCCGTTAGAATCTATCACTGGTTAAACTTTTTGGCCGTTCTCACTTTGTGCGTTACAGGATATTTGATCGGCTCACCACTAGCAATTAAAAGCGGAGGTGAAGCTTCTTTTAGTTATTGGTTTGGTACTGTTAGATTCCTTCATTTTCTTGCTGCGTTTATCTTCTTTTTTAATTTTATATTCAGGATTTATTGGGGATTTGTCGGGAATAAATTTGCAAACTGGAGAAATTTCATTCCAACATCCAGAGAACATTTTAAAGAGATAATTGATGTTTTAAGAGTAGATATTTTGCAATTAAGAATTAAACCGTTAAAATCAATAGGACACAATGCACTTGCAGGATTAACTTATTTTTTGACTTTTCTTGCTTTTCTTTTTCAGAGTATCACAGGATTTGGTATGTATTCCGCTATGAGTAACTCATTCTTACCGAAATTATTTTCTTGGATAGTTCCATTAATGGGTGGAGATTTTGCTGTTCGTCAATGGCATCATATGATGATGTGGTTTTTTATAATTTTTGCGATGGTTCATGTCTATCTCGTCTTCTATCATGATTATGTAGAAGGACGTGGTGTGACTTCATCTATGGTAGGAGGCTGGAAATTCATTGAAAAAGAAGAATAA
- a CDS encoding hydrogenase maturation protease yields the protein MNSKILVLGIGNLLMGDEGIGIHIIREFEKVNPYKNLVDVVDGGTGGFHLLSYFQDYKKIIIVDAAIGDKPAGTVELIKPKYSSDFPKTLTAHDIGLKDLIDSASILGELPEIKLIIVYIDKFHELDLHLSEKIRSIIPEVVKLITKAIEEYIN from the coding sequence ATGAATTCAAAAATTTTAGTTCTAGGCATTGGAAATTTATTAATGGGGGACGAAGGGATTGGAATTCATATTATTCGCGAATTCGAGAAAGTTAATCCATATAAAAATCTCGTCGATGTTGTTGATGGAGGAACTGGGGGCTTTCATTTGCTTTCGTATTTTCAAGATTATAAGAAAATTATAATTGTAGATGCAGCGATAGGAGATAAACCCGCAGGGACAGTTGAACTTATCAAGCCAAAATATTCATCAGATTTTCCTAAAACGCTCACAGCTCATGATATTGGATTAAAAGACCTGATAGATTCAGCTTCCATTTTAGGTGAATTGCCCGAGATTAAGCTAATTATCGTTTATATAGATAAATTTCATGAACTTGACCTTCATTTGAGTGAGAAAATTAGGTCGATTATCCCAGAAGTTGTAAAACTAATAACCAAAGCAATAGAAGAGTATATCAATTAA
- a CDS encoding sigma-54-dependent Fis family transcriptional regulator yields the protein MKPLVLLTKNQKMQDILFKLDQVIDSDSSIVLIGETGVGKELFAEYIHRKSKRSLNPFVKVGLSAIPAELLESELFGHEKGAFTGATSERKGLFEIANSGSIFLDDIDDFPLSLQSKLLRVLESKEILRIGSNTPIPIDVRLITASKVDLKDLVDAGKFRLDLYHRINVIPIFIPPLRERPEDIPLLMEYYLKHYAPDKDIKISNDALRLLIHYHWPGNVRELKNIAQRLAIFVNELIEPKDLPVEFNSENPIHLIVKACKHCFIGDGMDFNQVVSCLEINLIQEALRKTKGNQSQAAKALGLSLSTFRDKVKKYKIDINQLI from the coding sequence ATGAAACCTCTCGTCCTGCTTACAAAAAATCAAAAAATGCAGGATATCCTCTTTAAATTAGATCAAGTTATTGATAGTGATAGCTCTATTGTCTTGATTGGTGAAACAGGTGTAGGTAAAGAGTTGTTTGCTGAATATATTCATAGAAAAAGTAAAAGATCATTAAATCCATTTGTTAAAGTTGGACTTTCCGCAATTCCTGCTGAGTTATTGGAAAGCGAGTTATTTGGTCACGAGAAAGGAGCTTTTACTGGGGCAACATCAGAGCGAAAAGGTTTATTTGAAATTGCAAATTCAGGCAGCATTTTTCTAGATGATATCGATGATTTCCCTCTTTCCCTTCAATCGAAGCTGCTTCGAGTTCTTGAGTCAAAGGAAATTTTAAGAATTGGAAGCAATACACCAATACCGATTGATGTTCGTTTAATTACAGCTTCCAAAGTTGATCTAAAAGACCTTGTTGACGCTGGAAAATTTAGATTGGATTTATATCATAGAATAAATGTAATACCGATTTTTATTCCACCACTTCGAGAAAGGCCAGAAGATATTCCTCTTTTAATGGAATATTATTTAAAACATTATGCACCGGATAAAGACATTAAAATTTCAAATGATGCTTTAAGGCTTCTTATTCATTATCATTGGCCAGGTAATGTTAGAGAATTAAAAAACATTGCTCAACGGTTAGCGATTTTTGTAAATGAATTAATTGAACCTAAAGATTTACCAGTTGAATTCAATTCCGAAAATCCAATTCATCTTATAGTTAAAGCTTGTAAACATTGTTTTATTGGGGATGGGATGGATTTTAATCAAGTGGTTAGTTGTCTGGAAATAAATTTAATTCAAGAGGCTTTGAGAAAAACTAAAGGAAATCAATCACAGGCAGCAAAAGCATTGGGATTATCACTTTCAACTTTTAGAGATAAAGTGAAGAAATATAAAATTGATATTAATCAATTAATTTAA
- the argF gene encoding ornithine carbamoyltransferase, whose amino-acid sequence MAINMKGKSLVEIQDLSLEEIYQIFELSSSLKLKLLSGEPHRLLEGKTLGMIFAKPSTRTRVSFEVGIYQLGGIGMYFGPNDLQLKRGETIADTARVLSRYLNGIMIRTFNHQDVIDLAKYASIPVINGLTDLHHPCQVLADLFTILEKKRKLEGLKLAYVGDGNNMAHSLLQGCSKVGMDITIATPKGYEPQKEIVNQAIENAKYFNSKVEVFENPIDAVRNADIVYTDVWASMGQEAEAEERRKKFVPYQVNSELVKYAKDDYLFMHCLPAHRGEEVTDEVADSPNSVIFDEAENRLHVQKAIMALVM is encoded by the coding sequence ATGGCAATAAATATGAAAGGAAAAAGTTTAGTAGAAATTCAAGATTTAAGTCTTGAAGAAATTTATCAAATTTTTGAATTGAGCTCTTCACTTAAATTAAAATTACTTTCTGGCGAACCGCATCGCTTGCTCGAAGGAAAAACACTTGGTATGATTTTCGCAAAACCTTCTACCAGAACAAGAGTCTCTTTTGAGGTTGGAATCTATCAGCTCGGTGGAATTGGAATGTACTTCGGTCCTAATGATTTACAACTAAAGAGAGGAGAGACAATCGCAGATACTGCTCGAGTTCTTTCAAGATATCTGAATGGAATAATGATTAGAACTTTCAATCATCAAGATGTAATTGATTTGGCAAAATACGCATCTATACCAGTAATTAATGGCTTAACTGATTTACATCATCCCTGTCAGGTCCTTGCCGATTTGTTCACAATTCTTGAGAAGAAGAGAAAACTGGAAGGATTAAAATTAGCTTATGTCGGTGATGGAAATAATATGGCTCATAGTCTTTTGCAAGGTTGTTCAAAAGTCGGAATGGATATTACAATTGCAACTCCAAAAGGATACGAACCACAGAAAGAAATTGTAAATCAAGCAATTGAAAATGCGAAATATTTCAATTCGAAAGTCGAGGTTTTTGAGAATCCAATTGATGCTGTAAGAAATGCAGATATCGTTTACACTGATGTCTGGGCAAGTATGGGACAGGAAGCTGAAGCTGAAGAGCGAAGAAAGAAATTTGTTCCATATCAAGTTAATTCAGAATTAGTAAAGTATGCAAAAGATGATTATCTCTTTATGCATTGTTTGCCAGCTCATCGTGGTGAAGAAGTTACAGATGAAGTTGCCGATAGTCCTAACTCTGTGATTTTTGATGAGGCTGAAAATAGGCTTCATGTTCAAAAAGCTATTATGGCTCTGGTAATGTAA
- a CDS encoding RidA family protein produces the protein MNIEKKIEELGYKLSTPPKPLAAYIPCVKVGNLIFTAGQVPLVEGSLKYSGKVPVEISEEDAIKAAELCALNCLNVIKAEIEDLDKINRIVKVTVFVNSSDNYTSHPKIANGASEFLVKVFGEAGKHARSAVGVSSLPLNAPVEVELIAEIKD, from the coding sequence ATGAACATTGAGAAAAAAATTGAAGAACTTGGTTATAAACTCTCAACACCACCCAAACCTCTTGCAGCATATATACCTTGTGTTAAAGTTGGTAACTTAATTTTTACAGCTGGACAGGTTCCATTAGTTGAGGGTTCACTAAAATATTCTGGTAAAGTTCCTGTTGAAATTTCTGAAGAAGATGCAATAAAAGCAGCGGAACTTTGTGCACTGAATTGTTTAAATGTTATTAAAGCAGAAATAGAAGATCTTGATAAAATAAATCGAATTGTGAAAGTTACAGTTTTTGTTAATTCATCTGATAATTATACATCTCACCCAAAGATTGCAAATGGTGCATCGGAATTTTTAGTTAAAGTATTTGGAGAAGCTGGTAAACACGCAAGAAGCGCTGTAGGAGTGTCTTCACTTCCACTCAATGCACCTGTTGAAGTTGAATTGATCGCTGAAATAAAAGATTGA